In a single window of the Anopheles cruzii unplaced genomic scaffold, idAnoCruzAS_RS32_06 scaffold04006_ctg1, whole genome shotgun sequence genome:
- the LOC128277109 gene encoding uncharacterized protein LOC128277109, which translates to MQWNKLLLCFGFLMWCLLQVDAQYGNNCNNLMSAKTKKTLCGAKKYKAIKGVDMDKLLDCVLKGAKIVDARGAGNFESLFKPMYLTEGDGAKVNKNLESCTTKGITQTLPFQQRAHAFYKCIMNTKSKKSFKKVFNSRVCK; encoded by the exons ATGCAGTGGAATAAACTGCTCTTATGTTTTGGTTTCTTAATGTGGTGCCTTCTGCAG GTCGATGCCCAATACGGGAATAATTGTAACAATTTAATGAGCGCCAAAACGAAGAAGACACTATGTGGCGCCAAAAAGTACAAAGCCATCAAAGGTGTTGATATGGACAAACTATTGGACTGCGTGCTAAAGGGGGCGAAGATCGTGGACGCAAGAGGAGCTGGAAAT TTCGAAAGCTTGTTCAAGCCAATGTACCTCACCGAAGGGGATGGCGCTAAGGTTAACAAAAACCTTGAATCGTGCACGACTAAAGGGATAACGCAAACGCTCCCGTTTCAGCAGCGTGCGCATGCCTTCTATAAGTGCATCATGAatacgaaatcgaaaaaatccTTCAAAAAGGTGTTTAACAGCAGAGTGTGTAAGTAA